The following are encoded in a window of Novosphingobium sp. ZN18A2 genomic DNA:
- a CDS encoding ATP synthase F1 subunit epsilon, producing the protein MLHFELVTPAKLVRSEEVYMVVVPGTEGEEGVLEGHAPFMTTVRDGALRIYATDGAAPVEIQVRGGFAEVGANGLTVLAEHVED; encoded by the coding sequence ATGCTGCACTTCGAACTCGTCACGCCCGCCAAGCTGGTCCGCTCGGAAGAGGTCTATATGGTCGTCGTCCCCGGAACCGAGGGCGAGGAAGGCGTGCTGGAAGGCCATGCGCCGTTCATGACCACGGTGCGCGACGGCGCGCTGCGCATCTATGCGACCGACGGCGCAGCCCCGGTCGAAATCCAGGTGCGCGGCGGGTTTGCCGAAGTGGGCGCCAACGGCCTGACGGTCCTTGCGGAACACGTCGAGGATTGA
- the atpD gene encoding F0F1 ATP synthase subunit beta, translated as MATAPVLNQTTLGKISQVIGAVVDVTFEGELPAILTALETDNNGNRLVLEVAQHLGENTVRTIAMDGTDGLTRGQDVVNTGAQISVPVGPKTLGRILNVVGEPIDERGPVGADQTAPIHAEAPPFVEQSTEAAILVTGIKVIDLLAPYAKGGKIGLFGGAGVGKTVLIQELINNIAKGHGGVSVFAGVGERTREGNDLYHEFLDAGVIAKDADGNAISDGSKVALVFGQMNEPPGARARVALSGLTMAEYFRDQEGQDVLFFVDNIFRFTQAGSEVSALLGRIPSAVGYQPTLATDMGQLQERITSTTKGSITSVQAIYVPADDLTDPAPATSFAHLDATTTLNRAISELGIYPAVDPLDSTSRVLEPRVVGQEHYETARKVQETLQKYKSLQDIIAILGMDELSEEDKLTVARARKIQRFLSQPFHVAEVFTNIPGKFVQLEDTIRSFKAVVDGEYDHLPEAAFYMVGGIDEAVEKAKKLADNA; from the coding sequence ATGGCCACCGCCCCCGTTCTCAACCAGACCACCCTCGGCAAGATCAGCCAGGTCATCGGCGCCGTCGTCGACGTGACCTTCGAAGGCGAACTGCCGGCCATCCTCACCGCGCTGGAAACCGACAACAACGGCAATCGCCTTGTTCTCGAAGTTGCGCAGCACCTGGGTGAAAACACCGTTCGTACCATCGCAATGGACGGCACCGACGGCCTGACCCGCGGTCAGGACGTGGTGAACACCGGCGCGCAGATCTCGGTGCCGGTCGGCCCCAAGACGCTCGGCCGCATCCTCAACGTCGTGGGCGAGCCCATCGACGAGCGCGGCCCGGTGGGCGCGGACCAGACCGCCCCGATCCACGCAGAAGCACCGCCCTTCGTCGAACAGTCAACCGAAGCGGCGATCCTCGTCACCGGCATCAAGGTCATCGACCTTCTCGCCCCTTATGCAAAGGGCGGCAAGATTGGCCTGTTCGGCGGCGCCGGCGTGGGCAAGACCGTGCTGATCCAGGAACTGATCAACAACATCGCCAAGGGTCACGGCGGCGTGTCCGTGTTCGCGGGCGTGGGTGAACGCACCCGCGAAGGTAACGACCTTTACCACGAATTCCTCGACGCCGGCGTTATCGCTAAGGACGCCGACGGAAACGCCATCTCCGACGGTTCGAAGGTGGCGCTCGTGTTCGGCCAGATGAACGAGCCTCCGGGCGCCCGTGCCCGCGTCGCGCTTTCGGGCCTGACCATGGCGGAATACTTTCGCGACCAGGAAGGCCAGGACGTGCTGTTCTTCGTCGACAACATCTTCCGCTTCACGCAGGCGGGTTCGGAAGTGTCGGCGCTGCTCGGCCGTATTCCTTCGGCCGTGGGCTACCAGCCGACGCTTGCCACCGACATGGGCCAGCTTCAGGAACGCATCACCTCGACCACCAAGGGTTCGATCACCTCGGTCCAGGCCATCTACGTTCCCGCGGACGACCTTACCGACCCGGCGCCGGCGACTTCGTTCGCCCACCTTGACGCCACCACCACGCTGAACCGCGCGATTTCGGAGCTGGGCATCTACCCGGCGGTCGACCCGCTCGATTCCACCAGCCGCGTTCTCGAGCCGCGCGTGGTCGGCCAGGAGCACTATGAAACGGCGCGCAAGGTCCAGGAAACGCTGCAGAAGTACAAGTCGCTGCAGGACATCATCGCCATTCTGGGCATGGACGAGCTGTCTGAAGAGGACAAGCTGACCGTCGCCCGTGCGCGCAAGATCCAGCGCTTCCTGTCCCAGCCGTTCCACGTGGCCGAGGTGTTCACCAACATCCCCGGCAAGTTCGTGCAGCTGGAAGACACGATCCGCTCGTTCAAGGCGGTCGTGGATGGCGAATACGACCACCTGCCCGAAGCGGCCTTCTACATGGTCGGCGGCATCGACGAGGCGGTGGAAAAGGCCAAGAAGCTGGCCGACAACGCCTGA
- a CDS encoding DUF1003 domain-containing protein has product MAHRKRLAEQLAEDLLGRPFDELDAEEQRVLERVASGTLIGMDADELAAVNASFGDRLADRVAAVGGSWSFIIAFAVVLFAWMVLNSNIGQHLGIAWDRYPYIFLNLMLSMLAAIQAPVIMMSQNRQSARDRIAARHDYEVNLRTQLEILRVHRKLDRLTARLGHLIEDAEGGADRHPKS; this is encoded by the coding sequence ATGGCGCATCGCAAACGGCTGGCTGAACAACTTGCGGAAGACCTGCTCGGCAGGCCTTTCGACGAGCTGGACGCCGAAGAGCAGCGCGTGCTCGAGCGTGTCGCGTCAGGAACGCTTATCGGTATGGATGCGGATGAACTGGCGGCTGTGAACGCCAGTTTCGGTGACAGGCTGGCCGACCGGGTTGCCGCCGTTGGCGGCAGCTGGTCGTTCATCATCGCCTTCGCCGTTGTCCTGTTTGCGTGGATGGTGCTGAACAGCAATATCGGCCAGCACCTGGGCATCGCGTGGGACCGCTATCCCTATATCTTCCTGAACCTGATGCTTTCGATGCTGGCCGCGATCCAGGCGCCGGTTATCATGATGAGCCAGAACCGCCAGTCGGCAAGGGACCGCATCGCGGCCCGGCACGATTACGAAGTGAACCTGCGCACCCAGCTTGAAATCCTGCGCGTCCACCGCAAGCTCGACCGGCTGACCGCACGGCTGGGCCACCTGATAGAGGATGCGGAGGGCGGAGCGGATCGCCACCCGAAATCCTGA
- a CDS encoding DMT family transporter — MRKLATPAHAAMRWREMEQNHRPVLALGLRLLAMVFLSLLLVLVKLAGRHGIALPEIIFWRQFFPGLLIGGWLAARRQLWRLGTRRLPIHARRAAMGIAGMVLNFGAVMLLPLAQATVLGFTAPIFAVVLAATVLREHVGPFRWFAVALDFAGVLVVAGPGGGDTIPLDGLAVGVGAAFMVALISIQLRDLGRTEEPLRIVFWFSAISVPVLALALPLTGVRHDAAGWALLLGIGILGSAAQLCLTSALRFGPVSSVIAMDYTAFGWATLWGWLVFGNLPPVATFIGAPAIVVAGLVIVWREGRTPRGARVSPAAEPGLPVRRS; from the coding sequence ATGCGCAAGCTTGCCACGCCGGCACACGCGGCTATGCGCTGGCGCGAGATGGAACAGAACCACCGCCCCGTCCTGGCCCTTGGCCTGCGCCTGCTGGCCATGGTGTTCCTCTCGCTGTTGCTGGTGCTGGTGAAACTTGCAGGCAGGCACGGCATCGCGTTGCCAGAGATCATTTTCTGGCGTCAGTTCTTTCCCGGTTTGCTGATCGGCGGCTGGCTGGCCGCACGCAGGCAGCTTTGGCGCCTTGGCACCAGGCGCTTGCCGATCCACGCGCGCCGCGCGGCGATGGGAATTGCGGGAATGGTCCTCAATTTCGGCGCGGTCATGCTGCTTCCGCTCGCTCAGGCGACCGTTCTGGGCTTCACGGCGCCGATATTCGCCGTCGTGCTGGCGGCCACCGTCCTGCGCGAACACGTGGGACCGTTCCGATGGTTCGCGGTGGCGCTGGACTTTGCGGGTGTGCTGGTGGTGGCCGGGCCGGGCGGCGGGGATACGATCCCGCTCGACGGTCTTGCGGTCGGCGTCGGGGCTGCATTCATGGTTGCCCTGATATCCATCCAGTTGCGCGACCTGGGCCGCACCGAAGAACCTTTGCGCATCGTCTTCTGGTTTTCCGCGATCAGCGTGCCCGTGCTGGCGCTGGCCCTTCCCCTCACCGGCGTGCGGCACGATGCTGCGGGGTGGGCCTTGTTGCTGGGCATCGGTATCCTGGGATCGGCGGCGCAGCTATGCCTTACGTCCGCGCTGCGCTTCGGGCCTGTTTCCAGCGTTATCGCCATGGACTACACGGCATTCGGCTGGGCGACGCTGTGGGGCTGGCTGGTTTTCGGCAACCTGCCGCCCGTCGCCACGTTCATCGGCGCGCCGGCCATCGTCGTGGCCGGGCTTGTCATCGTCTGGCGTGAGGGACGCACGCCCCGTGGCGCCCGCGTATCCCCGGCTGCGGAACCAGGCTTGCCCGTGCGGCGTTCTTGA
- a CDS encoding CpaF family protein encodes MSAFGRKNGMGGGANRPSFGVARPMKTSGEAGAGKSAPSSAPVPTGMPAGGDQFPPLPGNEQAASGASQQALKSDALTRLADRANGVSAPAAQAEGFEASVHKIKEQVLPRLLERVDPEAAATLSKEELSEEFRPIIMEVLAELKVTLNRREQFALEKVLIDELLGFGPLEELLNDPDVSDIMVNGPEQTYIEKKGRLQLAPIRFRDESHLFQIAQRIVNQVGRRVDQTTPLADARLKDGSRVNVIVPPLSLRGTAISIRKFSEKPITIDMLKDFGSMSDKMATALKIAGACRMNIVISGGTGSGKTTMLNALSKMIDPGERVLTIEDAAELRLQQPHWLPLETRPPNLEGQGAITIGDLVKNALRMRPDRIILGEIRGAECFDLLAAMNTGHDGSMCTLHANSPRECLGRMENMILMGDIKIPKEAISRQIAESVDLIVQVKRLRDGSRRTTNITEVIGMEGEVIVTQELFKFEYLDETEDGKIIGEFRASGLRPYTLEKARQFGFDQAFLEACL; translated from the coding sequence ATGAGTGCATTCGGTCGGAAAAACGGTATGGGCGGCGGGGCCAATCGTCCCTCGTTCGGCGTTGCGCGCCCGATGAAAACCAGCGGCGAAGCGGGTGCAGGCAAGTCTGCGCCGTCGTCCGCTCCGGTGCCGACGGGCATGCCCGCCGGCGGCGATCAGTTCCCCCCGCTTCCCGGCAACGAGCAGGCGGCTTCCGGCGCTTCGCAACAGGCGCTGAAATCCGATGCGCTGACCCGGCTTGCCGACCGCGCCAACGGCGTGTCCGCCCCCGCCGCACAGGCCGAGGGGTTCGAGGCCAGCGTCCACAAGATCAAGGAACAGGTGCTTCCGCGCCTGCTGGAACGTGTCGATCCCGAAGCGGCGGCGACGCTGTCCAAGGAAGAACTTTCCGAGGAATTCCGCCCGATCATCATGGAGGTGCTGGCCGAACTGAAGGTCACGCTGAACCGGCGCGAACAGTTCGCGCTGGAAAAGGTGCTGATCGACGAATTGCTCGGCTTCGGGCCGCTGGAAGAGCTGCTCAACGATCCGGACGTGTCCGATATCATGGTGAACGGGCCGGAGCAGACCTATATCGAAAAGAAGGGCCGCCTCCAGCTCGCCCCGATCCGGTTCCGCGACGAAAGCCACCTGTTCCAGATCGCACAGCGAATCGTGAACCAGGTTGGCCGCCGCGTCGACCAGACCACCCCGCTTGCCGACGCCCGCCTGAAGGACGGCAGCCGTGTGAACGTGATCGTGCCGCCGCTGTCTCTGCGCGGCACCGCGATCTCGATTCGTAAGTTTTCCGAAAAGCCGATCACCATCGACATGCTCAAGGACTTCGGTTCGATGAGCGACAAGATGGCCACCGCGCTGAAGATCGCGGGCGCGTGCCGCATGAACATCGTCATATCGGGCGGTACGGGCTCGGGTAAGACCACCATGCTCAACGCCCTGTCGAAGATGATCGATCCGGGCGAACGCGTGCTGACGATCGAGGACGCGGCCGAACTCCGCTTGCAGCAGCCGCACTGGCTGCCGCTGGAAACGCGCCCGCCGAACCTTGAAGGGCAAGGCGCAATCACCATCGGCGATCTTGTGAAGAACGCGCTGCGTATGCGTCCCGACCGGATCATCCTGGGCGAAATTCGCGGCGCGGAATGTTTCGACCTGCTCGCCGCGATGAACACCGGCCACGACGGTTCGATGTGTACGCTTCACGCCAACAGCCCGCGCGAGTGCCTGGGCCGTATGGAAAACATGATCCTGATGGGCGACATCAAGATCCCGAAGGAAGCGATCAGCCGCCAGATCGCCGAATCGGTCGACCTGATCGTGCAGGTGAAGCGCCTTCGCGACGGTTCGCGCCGCACCACCAACATCACCGAAGTGATCGGGATGGAGGGCGAGGTGATCGTCACCCAGGAACTGTTCAAGTTCGAATATCTGGACGAGACCGAGGATGGCAAGATCATCGGCGAATTCCGCGCATCGGGCCTTCGCCCCTATACGCTGGAAAAGGCGCGCCAGTTCGGATTCGACCAGGCGTTCCTCGAAGCCTGCCTCTGA
- a CDS encoding F0F1 ATP synthase subunit gamma yields the protein MASLKELKGRINSVKSTQKITKAKQMVAAAKLRKAQAAAEAARPYAERLTKVMASIASKITGESAPKLLAGTGSDKRHLLVVVNTDKGLCGGLNANIVKAAKAKAKALIAEGKDVQFFLVGRKGRAPIKRDYDKSIAEWFDTSAVRTPGFEEAEAIAAQLLEMFDNGRFDVAHLVAPVFKSALAQDPVVQQLVPVPAPEVADEGGAVVEYEPDEEEILKELLPRYVRTQLFGALLEREASEHGASMTAMDNATRNAGDLINKLTIQYNRSRQAAITTELIEIIAGAEAL from the coding sequence ATGGCCTCGCTGAAGGAACTCAAGGGCCGGATCAACTCGGTCAAATCGACCCAGAAGATCACCAAGGCCAAGCAGATGGTCGCGGCGGCGAAGCTGCGCAAGGCGCAGGCCGCGGCCGAAGCCGCGCGCCCTTATGCCGAGCGTCTGACCAAGGTCATGGCCTCGATCGCGTCGAAGATCACGGGCGAAAGCGCGCCCAAACTGCTCGCCGGCACCGGATCGGACAAGCGTCACCTGCTTGTCGTGGTTAACACCGACAAGGGGCTTTGCGGCGGCCTGAACGCCAACATCGTGAAGGCGGCGAAGGCCAAAGCCAAGGCGCTGATCGCGGAAGGCAAGGACGTGCAGTTCTTCCTGGTCGGCCGCAAGGGCCGCGCGCCGATCAAACGCGATTACGACAAGTCGATTGCCGAGTGGTTCGATACCAGCGCGGTGCGCACCCCCGGTTTCGAGGAAGCCGAAGCGATTGCCGCGCAGTTGCTCGAAATGTTCGACAACGGCCGGTTCGACGTGGCGCATCTCGTTGCGCCGGTGTTCAAGTCGGCACTGGCGCAGGACCCGGTCGTGCAGCAGCTTGTCCCCGTCCCTGCACCCGAAGTCGCCGATGAAGGCGGCGCGGTGGTGGAATACGAGCCGGACGAAGAGGAAATCCTCAAGGAACTGCTGCCGCGCTATGTCCGCACGCAGCTTTTCGGCGCGCTGCTGGAACGCGAAGCGTCCGAACACGGCGCGTCGATGACCGCGATGGACAACGCAACGCGCAACGCGGGCGACCTGATCAACAAGCTTACCATCCAGTACAACCGCAGCCGCCAGGCCGCGATTACCACCGAACTCATCGAGATCATTGCCGGCGCGGAAGCGCTTTAA
- a CDS encoding winged helix DNA-binding protein produces MITIPHRAAHDKARVIYKSRRERDDCASGLRNLFGEPAWDILLDLFIAAQQGAQVQVSSVCLDANVPSTTLLRWLARLEREELITRAADDRDGRRRFVMLTERGEQFMLELLATLDAKSPAGSGSIV; encoded by the coding sequence ATGATTACAATTCCGCATCGCGCTGCACATGACAAGGCGCGGGTGATCTATAAGAGTCGCCGCGAAAGAGACGATTGCGCCTCTGGATTGCGAAACCTCTTCGGGGAGCCGGCCTGGGACATTCTTCTGGATCTTTTCATAGCTGCGCAGCAGGGGGCGCAGGTTCAGGTATCTTCGGTATGCCTTGATGCCAACGTGCCTTCGACAACGCTCTTGCGCTGGCTTGCACGCCTTGAACGCGAAGAATTGATCACGCGCGCGGCCGATGATCGCGATGGGCGCCGCCGGTTCGTGATGCTTACCGAGCGTGGTGAACAATTCATGCTCGAACTGCTGGCCACGCTCGATGCGAAGTCGCCGGCAGGGTCAGGAAGCATCGTCTGA
- a CDS encoding DMT family transporter, whose protein sequence is MTNDHRAGLLFALAGFGTLAIGDAVVKSMAGMWPGTAVAMLRYVFGATWLSAVLYAREGRAGFIFPKPHIQLLRGFGVSLSSVAMFCALFLIPLAEAISIGFTAPMITALLASLVLKEPMRRETWIASIVAFVGVLIVLRPNFAVIGWAALLPLLSAIGMALLVIGNRKVAGHASALSMQVALAVFAMPFLLVAVLVGHASGLPALHVGTPDWSVVARCALVSVTASVAHGLIYLATTRAGAATIAPMTYAQLVVATLLGWAIFAETPDAIALLGAAIIVGAGLYLWRAGVAREPRRPRKERKIA, encoded by the coding sequence TTGACCAACGATCATCGCGCCGGCCTGCTCTTCGCGCTGGCGGGTTTCGGCACGCTTGCGATCGGAGACGCGGTGGTCAAATCGATGGCCGGGATGTGGCCGGGTACGGCTGTTGCCATGCTGCGCTATGTGTTCGGCGCGACCTGGCTTTCCGCCGTGCTCTATGCGCGGGAAGGGCGGGCGGGCTTCATCTTTCCCAAGCCGCATATCCAGTTGCTGCGCGGCTTTGGCGTTTCCCTGTCGTCCGTCGCCATGTTTTGCGCGCTGTTCCTGATCCCGCTGGCGGAGGCGATCTCAATCGGCTTTACCGCGCCGATGATTACCGCGCTGCTTGCCTCGCTGGTGCTCAAGGAGCCGATGCGCCGCGAAACGTGGATTGCCAGCATCGTGGCTTTTGTTGGCGTCCTGATTGTGCTGCGGCCCAACTTCGCGGTGATCGGCTGGGCGGCGCTGCTGCCGCTGCTTTCCGCCATCGGGATGGCGCTTTTGGTCATTGGAAACCGCAAGGTCGCCGGACATGCCAGCGCGCTGTCGATGCAGGTGGCGCTCGCCGTGTTCGCCATGCCGTTTCTGCTGGTCGCTGTTCTCGTCGGGCATGCCTCTGGCCTGCCTGCGCTTCACGTTGGCACACCGGACTGGAGCGTTGTGGCGCGCTGCGCGCTTGTAAGTGTGACCGCAAGCGTGGCGCACGGGCTGATCTATCTGGCGACCACGCGCGCCGGTGCGGCGACGATCGCGCCGATGACATATGCCCAGCTTGTTGTCGCCACATTGCTGGGCTGGGCGATATTTGCCGAGACGCCGGACGCCATTGCCTTGCTTGGCGCGGCGATCATTGTCGGGGCGGGGCTTTACCTGTGGCGCGCAGGCGTCGCGCGTGAACCCCGGCGCCCGCGCAAGGAAAGGAAAATCGCCTGA
- a CDS encoding HNH endonuclease, protein MARKNRWGLEEDEDEAQDAPAEPCWLCERPLGEVVEWHHPVPKSRGGRGKVAIHPICHQTIHAQFTNAQLGRMGEDLAAIRGDEAVAKFLDWIADKPADFHVRTDKPGGRRR, encoded by the coding sequence ATGGCGCGCAAGAACCGTTGGGGACTGGAAGAAGACGAGGACGAGGCACAGGACGCGCCCGCTGAGCCATGCTGGCTGTGCGAGCGGCCTCTGGGCGAAGTGGTCGAATGGCATCATCCCGTGCCCAAGAGCCGGGGAGGGCGCGGCAAGGTGGCGATTCACCCCATCTGCCACCAGACGATCCATGCGCAGTTCACCAATGCCCAGCTTGGCCGCATGGGCGAAGACCTTGCCGCCATTCGCGGCGACGAGGCTGTGGCGAAGTTCCTTGACTGGATTGCCGACAAGCCGGCCGATTTCCACGTGCGGACAGACAAGCCGGGCGGCAGGCGACGCTGA
- a CDS encoding DUF885 domain-containing protein: MTGNMTGNMAGIAAGRRKRAQLLHRGAILVIAAAALGSSAPTFAVTSAATQAQTPEKVAATSEDAKLDRLFADDERAELALDPIAMLGRGEQVTARQFEILFTPRRTRMLRASNAIALSRLGRIDRDRLDAQHRVSYDVFRYDKDLERDALKPEYTALTDVQPFNHFGGFQVEYPSIAAGDGAVPLDSVADFEANLARDRVLGVVFGNAIAQFRGGMASGAVEPKLTVRNMIGQIDALLAQPVDQSPFYSPVNQFPESFTRRTRHRLKREYRATIEQSVYPAYRKLRGFLANEYLPAARESVGLSEMKGGAKLYRLLIRENTTLDMDPAEIHRLGLSEVARIQGEMEQVKRQMGFNGPLPAFFDHLRTDPEYHPTTAKQLSDGFREVGRKVDALAPRYFLHLPKTPLLIEPYPAYRAKYEAGGSYNQGSPDGSRPGIFFFNTYDLKSRFLTGITTLYLHEGAPGHHFQISLAQEDESLPDFQRFGGNTAYVEGWALYAETLGYEMGFYKDPWQHWGTLDDEMLRAMRLVVDTGIHTQGWSRDKAIDYMLANSGMGRSDATAEVERYIAIPGQALAYKIGALTIQRLRAKAERELGDRFDIRAFHDQVLGSGALPLPVLEAKVDRWIKATKDAR, encoded by the coding sequence ATGACGGGGAACATGACGGGGAACATGGCGGGGATCGCGGCGGGCCGCCGCAAGCGCGCGCAATTGCTGCACCGCGGTGCGATCCTTGTCATCGCAGCCGCGGCGCTGGGCAGCAGCGCGCCTACATTCGCGGTAACAAGCGCCGCGACACAAGCCCAGACGCCGGAAAAGGTTGCGGCGACCAGCGAGGACGCAAAGCTCGACAGGCTTTTCGCGGACGACGAACGCGCGGAGCTGGCACTCGATCCGATTGCCATGCTCGGCCGCGGAGAGCAGGTTACAGCAAGGCAGTTCGAAATCCTGTTCACCCCGCGCCGCACGCGAATGCTGCGCGCGTCCAATGCCATCGCGCTTTCGCGGCTGGGCAGGATCGACCGCGACCGGCTCGATGCCCAACACCGCGTGTCCTACGATGTGTTCAGGTACGACAAGGATCTTGAACGCGACGCGCTGAAGCCGGAATACACCGCGCTGACCGATGTTCAGCCGTTCAACCATTTCGGCGGGTTCCAGGTCGAATATCCCAGCATCGCGGCGGGCGACGGTGCCGTACCGCTTGATAGCGTGGCCGATTTTGAGGCGAACCTTGCGCGCGACAGGGTTCTGGGCGTGGTGTTCGGCAACGCCATCGCGCAATTCCGGGGGGGAATGGCAAGCGGCGCGGTGGAACCCAAGCTGACCGTGCGCAACATGATCGGGCAGATTGACGCCCTTCTGGCGCAGCCGGTGGACCAATCCCCGTTCTATTCGCCGGTAAACCAGTTTCCGGAGAGCTTCACGCGGCGGACCCGACACCGCCTGAAGCGCGAATACAGGGCCACGATCGAGCAAAGCGTGTATCCAGCCTACCGCAAGCTGCGCGGGTTCCTGGCTAATGAATACCTGCCCGCCGCGCGTGAAAGCGTGGGCCTTTCGGAAATGAAGGGCGGCGCGAAGCTGTATCGCCTGCTGATCCGCGAGAACACGACGCTGGACATGGACCCCGCGGAAATCCACCGCCTTGGCCTTTCCGAAGTCGCGCGCATCCAGGGCGAGATGGAACAGGTGAAGCGACAGATGGGCTTCAACGGCCCCCTGCCCGCCTTTTTCGACCACCTGCGCACCGATCCCGAATACCATCCCACCACGGCAAAGCAGCTGTCCGACGGGTTCCGCGAAGTCGGCCGCAAGGTGGATGCGCTGGCGCCGCGCTATTTCCTGCACTTGCCCAAGACGCCCCTGCTCATCGAACCCTATCCCGCCTATCGCGCCAAGTACGAAGCGGGTGGCAGTTATAATCAGGGTTCGCCCGACGGATCGCGGCCGGGTATCTTCTTCTTCAACACATATGACCTGAAAAGCCGGTTCCTGACCGGGATCACCACGCTTTACCTGCACGAAGGCGCGCCGGGCCACCACTTCCAGATCAGCCTTGCCCAGGAGGACGAGAGCCTTCCGGACTTCCAGCGGTTCGGCGGCAACACCGCCTATGTGGAAGGGTGGGCGCTCTATGCCGAGACGCTGGGCTATGAGATGGGGTTCTACAAGGACCCGTGGCAGCACTGGGGCACGCTGGATGACGAGATGCTGCGCGCGATGCGGCTCGTGGTCGATACCGGCATTCACACGCAGGGCTGGAGCCGCGACAAGGCGATCGACTACATGCTGGCGAATTCCGGCATGGGCCGCAGCGACGCGACCGCCGAGGTGGAACGCTATATCGCCATTCCGGGGCAAGCGCTCGCCTACAAGATCGGCGCGCTGACGATCCAGCGCCTGCGCGCCAAGGCGGAGCGTGAACTGGGCGACCGGTTCGATATTCGCGCATTCCACGACCAGGTGCTTGGTTCCGGCGCGCTGCCCCTGCCCGTGCTGGAAGCCAAGGTGGACCGCTGGATCAAGGCGACGAAGGACGCGCGCTGA
- a CDS encoding 2OG-Fe(II) oxygenase codes for MVRKTAHDTDALAALGKAVRERLDADPSCYRLPVDGLEIYGVANFFSDEECDKLIAITDKVARPSPTYNNNADGGRTSYSGDVDPWDPLIQILQRRIDDLLGIEPGYGETMQVQRYQKGQQFRAHFDFFNTGTSYWPTEQERGGQRSWTAMAYLSDVEEGGSTDFPKVDLSVPPQRGALLVWNNMSPDGSPNPKTLHAGTPVKRGVKYVVTKWYRSRSWH; via the coding sequence ATGGTACGAAAAACCGCCCACGATACCGATGCTCTTGCTGCCTTGGGCAAGGCCGTCCGCGAACGCCTGGACGCCGATCCCAGTTGCTACCGGCTTCCGGTGGACGGGCTGGAAATCTATGGCGTCGCCAATTTCTTTTCGGACGAGGAATGCGATAAACTGATCGCGATTACCGACAAGGTCGCGCGCCCCTCTCCCACCTACAACAACAACGCGGACGGCGGCCGCACCAGCTATTCGGGCGACGTGGACCCTTGGGATCCCCTGATCCAGATCCTGCAACGCCGCATCGACGACCTGCTGGGGATCGAGCCGGGTTACGGTGAAACCATGCAGGTGCAGCGATACCAGAAGGGCCAGCAGTTCCGCGCGCATTTCGATTTCTTCAACACCGGCACCAGCTATTGGCCCACCGAGCAGGAGCGCGGCGGGCAGCGCAGCTGGACGGCAATGGCCTATCTCTCCGATGTGGAGGAAGGCGGATCGACGGACTTTCCGAAAGTCGACCTGAGCGTACCGCCCCAGCGCGGCGCCTTGCTGGTGTGGAACAACATGTCTCCCGACGGATCGCCGAACCCGAAAACGCTGCACGCGGGCACGCCGGTGAAGCGCGGCGTCAAATACGTCGTCACCAAGTGGTACAGGTCACGCTCGTGGCATTGA
- a CDS encoding entericidin A/B family lipoprotein — protein MIRKFILACAMGGLVMGLSACATVKGAGKDIQSVGQAGEDAINGN, from the coding sequence ATGATCCGCAAGTTCATACTCGCCTGCGCGATGGGCGGACTGGTGATGGGCCTTTCCGCCTGCGCAACCGTGAAGGGCGCCGGCAAGGACATCCAGTCCGTCGGTCAGGCCGGTGAAGACGCCATCAATGGTAATTAG